The genome window TGCTCACCTGGAGTTACCATGGACTTGTCAACCCTGTGGAGGAATGGTGTTTTATCCCAGGCTGCGTACGGCGGATGGCAGCTGGGGGCTGTCCCAGCAAGGGAGTGCGCCTGCCCCGCCCCAGCTCCCCACCTCGCTCCCTTCCATCGGGGTTTGCTTTGAGCTTTCCTGACAAACTCCTGCCGGGGTGCTGGTTTTCATTAGCTGGGGGAGGGCGGTTCGCTGCCTTGTTGGCTTTTCCACGTCTGCCCCATCCTTAGGGAAGGCTTGAGGAAATAACTTCAGCCAAGCATGCTGGGGCAACTTGAAAATGGTCCCCTCTGCAAGAGTCAAATTAGAGACCGGTGTGTCCTGGGTTATTCTTTACAACCTGAGACCTGATGTCCTTCAACTGCACCTTTATTTGTTTATCTAGATTTCCTCTGAAACCAGAGATGTGTTGCTAGCATGGTcttcattataattttattagTTACATTTCCAGCTACTTGCTGGAAATTTTCCTCTTCTAGACCctccctttgccttttcttggaaaaaaaatagatgttgTGGTAACAGGGGGTCACTGCCCAAATCTGCTTTCTTCTGGCAACCAAAGCGTGCAGCTGGAGACCTGGAATGAGCTGCAAGCTGGCCGTCTCCAGGGCGCAGCTCTGCCTTTCCAAAGGATGCTTTGCGAGGGTGTGGCCAGTGTCTGGTAAGACCcactcttcctcttctctgtttTGGGTCGTTATCTCATGTGTGGGGAGCTGCGACTTGGCTTTGCAGCCCCCGAGACACCAGGGTCCTGCCTGTCGGTGGCTATAGCTGAGCTGCAGGGCGTGAAGGGACTCAGGGAGCCGACGGGAGCTACGTGTGGTTCAGTGGAGGAGATGGCAAGTTGCTGCTTGAGGTAACCTCTGTCTCACCCACAACTCTGACTGTGCATCCTGTGTTAGGTACCTGGACCCACACCTGAACCTCAACTTCATCAAACCCAAAGGAATGACTGCATTTTTGTCTCCTGTTCTCACACTAAATGATTCTCAGCCCTTCgccatttttaaatatttttactttttttgtttttttttggtggagaCCCACGGCAGACAACTGACAAATCAGCCTTAATCCACCTGAACTGCTAAATCTCTCAGTAatccctccccagcactgctccGACGCTGCTCCCCTACAACAGACCTTCTTGGTACCATTCATTAATCAGCGTCTTTGGCTCCCGGGTGCCTCATGGTACGTGTCTATGCAGGGAAACTCTCTCATTTATAAAACTTGGGGGCCTCCCACAGTTTCCCATTCCCTGTGACCCCGGTGAGGGGGGTCAGTGCACAGAGTAAACTGGTTGAGAGGGAAGGTCCTAATATTTATATGGAAAGCCATTAGCAGGCAATATCTTATCTACCTTCTGTTTTGAAGTGGAGGCTTGGGCGATGGCAGGGCGATGGGTAGCATTGGAGCTGCCTCTGAAATGCCCCAACGTGCTCTGTTTTGCCATCCGTGCTCATGGCTGGGTTATAGCACATTCTTAATGTTGTGGGACGAGAGCAGTGAGTGCGGAAAGATTTCAGCGAGGGAAAAAAGAGCTTAGATCCTCACTTGATGAATTTTAAAGCCAGATAAAAGCTCCCAAATCTACCTTGATACCTCCTGGAGTGGTGTGTTTTAGCCAGCTGGTCCCTGTGTGGATGATGTCCTTCCAGCCCAGCTGGAGGATGGAGTGGTCTTTCCTGGTCTTAAAAATGATAAACCTATGAAATAGCCGTTGTCTTGTGAACTCCCCTGAGCCTTCCCCAGATGTTGAACACAACTTTGAACACAGAGGTGGtcaaatcttattttctccGGTGGAAACCATCTTGGAGAGCCTCTGTGCTGGATGtaaaaaaaggcagggaagaACCGAAGATGAAAGTGAAGATATAGCAAGTGCAATTCCTGCAGGACTTTTCACATGAGCAAAGAGGTGGGAACTCCCTGGGAAGGCAGGCACATAGGAGTCCAGCAGGTATATGGGTGCTGGGTGGGCAAAATATTGAACTGCAGCACTGTCACAGACTGCATATCTTCAGGAAATGTGGCAAAAAGCAAGCCAGAACCAAATTAAACAATGAGGCAGTGGGATTCCAAATTTGCTGGTGGTTTATTCTTAACATCTCCAGCAAAAAGAGCCCTCTGCTCCCGGcctgctgtgcagctgtggATATAACTTTGTAGTACCCtttttttcaagtccatatcCTCCCAGGGTGCTGGGATTCCAGACTGGGCTGGGAATGGGAACAGAAGTGTAGATGTAACGAAAGTCATTGGAAGCAGCGAAGCTGTTGGCAGAGGGCTGACCTCCAGTCAGCAGCTTCATGGTAGCATTCAGCATATAGACTCTGGGCACTTTGTCGATGCTGGGCATAGACGGGGGAGGACAGTGGGGCTGAAGCAGCTGTTGGGACTCCATGAGCTCTAACAAATCTCACAGTGGTTATCCCTTAGTTCAAAAGCCGTCAGGGCTATCCAGGCACAGGCTGGAAAAGCCTTTGAGGGGGGAAAACTGACCTCACCACGTAGTTCTACAAAGCTGAGAAGAGCAAATTCCCAGAGCCAAGAGCATGGTTGctccctctttcttctcctctctccaAGCCTGACGTGGGATGGGTTTGTGTGAGATGGAAGAAATGCTTCTAAACCAGGAagctgcctgctggcagcaTTCAGCTTGCATGTGCACTAGAAATGATCACTTAAAAATCAGGCCCTCCCTCACACCAGGGATGTTTCTATGTTCCCATGTAGCTTTTGTTCTACTTAACTGTCCGGGCCTGTCTCTTTGGATTGTTTGTACCAAGATGGATTTCGGAGGTGTTACTATTTGCAGTTGCTGAAATCCTACCCTGACGCCATCACATGCTGATTACTAAATGCTGAGAAATGTAGGATCTTGGCTCTTGACCTGGGAAAGGCACTTAATGATTTCAAGGAACGGGCAGGATGGGGACAGCTGGGGGGAGCAGCACACCATGTGTTGGGCTGCTACCGAATCAGGGAAGGGAGCATAAGTTGTCATAGGGAACAGAGCTTTTTGCTGAGTTTACGGAAGCACTTGGGCATGCTGGAGACACATAACATCCCTGATTCCCAAAGCTGATGGGGAAAAAGTAACTTGATTCCTCCCCAGAAGAATGCTGGAGCCTTTCAGTGCTGTGTGTGAACATGGCCTGGGCAAGCAGGGTCATTAGCGCTGGCATCCCTCTGGCACAGTTCAGCTCTAGGTGCAGCAcaagaaattgtttttttttttttctctagaaggAAATAGCATGTTCTTGGGAATACAAACAGTTCACAATCTTCCTGCACCGCTCCCTGGCACTTTCCTGGAGGCAGTGGGgagcagcagtggggctgcctGGCCTGGGCACCCCCAAGGAGTCGGACCCAttccaaagggtggtggtgctccccaggaggagctgtggtCCTGGCGAATGCACAGGACTGGtgatataatatatatatagagaaaaACCATGGGGCAGTCTGGGAAGAGACAGTGGTAATGAGGTTTGGCCCATCCAGGGAGGCAGATGGCTAAGGGGATGCAGGGTTTGTGGGGTTGCTGGTGTTCAGGGCTGGCTGCCAAGTTCGTGATCCCACCCCAGTCTCCCTACTGACATTAAAGGGCTCTGGATTAGGCATTGCTAAATTTGTTCTTGGTGGCTGgatctttctgctctgctgttaCTGGGCTGGGCCGTGAGGTGGGTCTAGCCTAGATCAGAAACTCATTGCTGGATGCCAACCAGGGCACAAGTTTATACGGTGAGGCACAAACAACATGGTAAGCATCTTAGGACCTGCTGTACATTTGGGGTTGGGCCCCTCCCATCTCCTTGATCTTCCTCCCTCACACTGGAAACCCACATGAGAAATTCAGCGGGGTGAGAGTGCCTATCGACATGTCTTTTATGTCTGTGCAGGCAAAAAGGCTGAGGGTGATGAAGGGGAGCATCAACAGTCATCGTGTTTGGACAAGACCTACCCATCCTACCCACTGAAGATCAGCTGCAGGTTTAGGACTACCACTGGATCCATGCTGGTATTTGCCTATTGATGATCATCTCCCAAAGCAGCTTTGTTCCTGGAAAGCCTCAACAAAATGTTCTGCAAGGGATGAGCAGGGAACAGTTGGAGACTGCAGCTGTAAGCACCCCGGGCAGAGCTCCCTGGTGAGTTCTCACAAAGGAATTCGGCATTCCTccctctgctttgctctttgcAGTCTGCCCAAAGCAACTGGAGCAGGGAAATGTAGTGTTGTTCCCTTGCAGACTCTGCAGAAGGTTTTCAAAGGAATTGGAGGTACATGGAGATCTTTTCCCAGTTAATTTTAATGCAAGTTTTAAATGCCTTGTTACTAGCAGAGATATATTGCTGATGGGGCTATGAGACATGTGCCCTGTCCTTTTGgaatctctgccttttcttgtAATGAGGTGTCTGATTAGACAAATGTTTCCAAGAACTCACCCCTTAGCTGTAGCCCTGGGCTATGGCTTTTCCTCACATGTTACTATGCAACAGGAAACTAAACGGAACCAGGGCGCAGATCTAAACGCTGCCCCATTATCATCTGTACTGCATACACCTTGGCACAATTTTAGCCCATGCCAAACAGCACCCTTCAAACAGCACCTACACATGGTCCAAGGATAGCCCAGGGCAGAGACCATTCCCAGGAAAAATCCCTGATGCAGCAGCAGATGactgagaagcagcagggaTGGGAGTCAAGCTGGGTCACTTGGCCTCAGGGACAAAAACTAGTCTCTGGCCCATTTATTTAGCAATGTGGACAAATCCAGTGTGTTTGCAAATCCATCGTTGTGGATTGTCTGTTGTGGACTAACTAATTTGGTGACCTCTTTGAAGGTAAACGGTCTCAGCTGATGACCTGCTTGCATCCCTGAGTGAGCGACAGTCACCCCGTTGGCACAGGGAGTTCAGCCCTTGCATTTTCCTCTGCTCACCTGGGTGGGAGCTCAGCATCCGAAGCTCCGCTGCCACTGGCTGGGTCAGCAAGGGCTGTAACCAGGAAacttctccaaaacacagcattatttGTCTTCAGATGTAGAGATTACTGAGACTATTCATCATATAACAATAAGTCTTCATATCAACCGTGTTTGGTCCTGCCAGGTCTATTACCTGAACAGCCTCTTTGTTCTGTCCGTGCTATGACCTCACATCACCTTCTGGACTAAGTGATCTGTCACCTCGTGCCACTTGCAACAATTCTCAATTGCAGCTTTGTGGCTGTTTTCCATGGCTTCCCCACACTTGCTCATTTGTTTCATTGACATTAATTACCCATGCTGAGCTTAAGTTCCTTATGGTCCTGGTTTTCAGGGATACAAAAGTCTTGAATTTTACACCTGCCTGAAACCTCTTATCTGGTGCTACAGGATCCTTCAACTCAGGGCTTCCCATGGGGCTGGGAAACTCaaatcttctttctcttctacaGCCTTGAGTACTATTGCATGGAGACATGTCAGCATGCAGGCTCTTCAtttgtgctgctggctgcagagctcaTGGACCCTCCACAATAAAGCCGGCTAATGCCTGAACTTCACGACTGCATCTACCCCTGTAGGACAAGACTGTTCTCCTGAGGCTATCCAGTGTGGCTGGGCCACGTTCATGTTAGAGAAATCCTTTGGCTACCAAGGAGTGGCCAGATGCAGGCTACCTGTAGGGAGTGGTTGCTTGCCCTGGTAACTCCCAGATTGCACCTGGGTCCCATTTGGCATAGTGCTAGCTGGATCGTGCCAAAGTAGAGCCATGGACCATTCCAAATTTCAGCCTCTAGGTGAATTAAATCCTATGCCTATGCCCTTTTATTGTTTAAGTTACTAGTATAGGTGTAGCCTGTGCCTTGGGGAAAGGGCAAGAAGTCACAGTTTCTCAAGTGTGGAATTTCTAGGCAAGGCAGTTGAATGGCTGGTACCTCCTCAGGCCCAGGTGAGGAGCTGTGAGACCTCAGGCTTGCGTGGGCCACCCTGGGGTGGCCAAACCATGAGTTATGGTCCCCATCCCTCATGCCATGGTATATTCTTTGCTCTCACCTGTGCTGGAGTGCTCCCAGGTCTGCAGGAGGCACCTGCATATAATTCAGGTGACCTCCAACTCTGTCCCAGGAAACACACACCTGTTGGTAGATGCCTGGAAATGTAAAATCTTCCATCCCCCCTTGCAcacccaaaacaccccaaacctgcattaaaattatttctgtgaatttaATTCCAGACCAACAATCCTTATTTACAGCTGAATGTATTTAAGCCTGATAATAACATATAATGGCTTTTTTATATCCCAGCCAAGTGCAGCCAAGCTCGATGTAAGATCAATTCACTCTGGCCATAGCAAACAAACAACATTTCCACGTCCACAGACTGTGATGTACAATACCTATTCATCTGGGCTGGAGACGATCCAAAGCATGGTCTGTGGTGCTGGACACAGGAGGGATCCCCCAGACAGTCTTGCTCAAGCACTTGTCTACTCCGAAGCTCATGATAACTGCTGAAGTCACCAATCCCAAGATGTGCTTTAGCTTGAGATCCTGGAAAGGTGACAAGGAATATGGCCTGGCATGGGGATGGAGGCAGCTGTGCCATGAAGCCCAGTAGCTGGCAGGGGGACTTGCAGACCTGATGCCTGCACCTCCAATCCATGCCAGCCTTGCCCATCCTTCCCAACAGAGCTGTCCTCCTGCAACACAAGGTAGAGAAGAAAGCATATCACCAGCAAATCCTGCGGACTGAGACTGGCAAAAGAAGCCGACTAGTACACGTACAGAGGTGCTTTCAGTGGTAAGGTATGCTTTAACCACAAACAACTTCCTGGCTGGGTTATTTGACTGTTCCTTAATTTGCCGAAGAGGAATCTGTCCTGGCTTTATTAACTTTTGTTATTGGGTGACAAGTTTCTGGTGGCAGCAAGTGGTACACACAGCTCAAGACACTGAAGAACACCTGGAACACACTGCTGATCTCTCCCTgtgtctgcattttcttctccttttttcctggtTGTGTCATCCACTTCAATGCTTGCCTTCATGGCACACTTTCTCATCAGGACCAAGCCTGGAGGTAAGTTGCAacaatcctttctttttttgatcgGTATTGGAGGAGGAACCTGAGTCAGGCTGTGAGAGAGAGGCACCGGGTACAGGAGGGAGGGGGTCTGCAGACGTCTGTTTTCACCTGATTGCACGGAGGCTTCCCTCTGTTTTTTCATATCATGtctgtatatatacatatatatatgtgtatatatgtctATGTATGTGTATAGATACACACATATGTGTGTTTATGTATGTATAGGTACTGCTGATATACAGGATGAGGTGGCAGATGCCAAACCCACCAGTTTCTGCCGCAAATCCTGTTGTTGTGAGGGATCCTTACAGATACCCCTAAGACCGTGGTGGAGTGCACGTTGGTGCTATATGGGTTTCCTTGTCCTTAGGTCAATGTTGTAAATAAGAGGCAGATACCAAGCATACAATTCAGACTGTCCTGATGGACAGTCCTGatgacagcaaaagcagcaagacCTGGGCTTTGGGGCAGTGCCAGCAACTCCGTGCTCTTAGAGACCACAGCAAGTGGATCAGTAAAAGCAATGGGGTGCGGCAGACCTGAAAGGCCATGGCTATATCTGGTACAGAGGAGATgccaacaggatgctggtgATAAAAGCGCTGGTGGTGGTGCTATGGCAGAGACTGTGGGAAGTCAGGGGGTGGTGGTCATACAGTTGCTAGCTGTAGTTACTGTTCACAggacactgaagaaaaacacagaggcCATTAATTAGTACAGATAAGCTGTTTTGAAACGTTCAATAAGGTCATCAACCAAAGTCAAGGAAACGTGTATAGTACAACCCTGCACACCAGAATGGTTTACAGGTAGCTGTCAGATGCCCCACAaccacagggaaagggagctccCCCACCTGCCATCTATGTGTGACACTGACCTCAAAATCCAGTTAGTGATTCAAGGGCCCATTGGCCTGTTCTTCTGGTTCATGTCATCTTTTGGGAGACCCCCTTCAGGTCTTTCCTTATTGTGCCAACACACGTTCTTCTGAAGCTGGCATTTTGTTCCAGTTTTCCATGTGTGCAGGCAGTGTTGCCTGTGTGTTGCAGCCCCATGCGAAGCCCAAAGCTTGCCCCTGTGCTCCTGTCACCCTTCTGGGTTGGGCTGTGACGTGGGGGCGTATCTTTGCATGTAACAGGATTTGTGCTGAGGGCCCCTTGGTTGCTTCCTTGGAGGGGCCTGTAGCCCTTGGGCATGGTCCGACTTCTCCATGCCCCCCACCCTTTTGGTACCCCTCTGCCCTTGTGAAGTTTCTGCCCACCCCAGATGTGGTAAAGTGGGGGACCCCAGCCTGGCCATTTTACATCTATGTTTTTATGGCTATAGGTTTTTAATCTCTATagctataaatatatatatgtgtgtatatatatatataaaaaaataaatatatacacagcTATACATATTTAGGAAATATAAAAACCAGTGTATCtatgtcatagaatcatataataGTTTGGGGTGGAAGGGatcttaaagatcatctagtctgacccccctgccatgagcagggtTACCTTCCactgctcaaagccccatccaacatGGCCTTGtctaaatatataaataaaaataaaaattataaattatgttaaatattataaattataaaataatagttaaataaataaacatatttcatagaatcacagaatgccctgagctggaagggacccacaaggatcatcgagtccaactcctgtccctgtccaggacaccccaaattcacaccgtgtctctgagggccttgtccaagtgcttctggaatatcgccaggctggtgctgtgatgcctccctggggagcctgttccagggctccaccaccctctgggggaaggaccttctcctaatgcccagcctaaccctcccctggcacatctccctgccgttccctcggggagaccagccctgcccctcctcctgccctcgggagggagctgcagagcgccatgagggctgccctcggccccctctgctccagctgaacaacccaagggacttcagccgcacctcgtacggtttcccctctaaacccttccccacctccgtggcctcctctggacactctccagtagctttatacccccAATGTCCTGCAGCGCCCaaccctgcctgcagcacttggggtgaggccgccccagcgcggggcagagcgggacaatcccctcccttgcccggctgcgatgcagggcttgatgcccCCAGGGCATGGTTGGCCATTTGTACATGCCTTTATGTATACTTCTATATATTGTATAGAAGGacaaaatatacatttatatacaaTATGTATagtatataaatgtatatatttttatatatgagCACTTCCTGGTTGAAAGGAGGCAGGCAGCCAATCACAGGGCTGCTTCCTTGTCCAAAGGAAGTGGGCAGCCAATCACAGCACTGCCTGAGAAAATGCTGGGGAATGCCACTGTCAGAAGCAGTGATCTCCCATGGGGGAGCACATGGCGGTCCTTCTCTCATGTGCTTCCAGCTCCACTGGTAGCTAGTCCTGCCTGCCAATCACATGGCTGCCTGAGAACACGTGGGAATGGTGGTGTTGAGACGTGGCTGTCAGCCAATGACAGAGCAGTATGATGTTTAGAAAAGCAGGCAGCTCCCTGCCATACAACGGCAGCACCCTGTCCTAAAATGCTGGCCAAACAAAAATGGCGGCCAAACCAAAATGGCAGCCAAAACAAAATGGAGGCcccagggaggaaaaggaaaggcctTCCTGGTCTGGTACTTCTGGGCGAAGCGGAAGGCGAGGCCGGTCCTGCCAGCCAATCACAACAGAGGACGTGACCAGAAGACGGGGAATGGCTCCTGGGCCCAAAGGCTGCTGGAGGGGCGGCGTTTCCACAGGCGTGGTGAGCAGGGCACCTGCCGCTCCCTGGCCTGTCTTTCTCGGCGGTGTCTGTGGTGCTTCTGCCCTGTCTCAGGTCCCTGTGGTCACAGGTCTCCCCATGACCACGTATCCTGAGGAACctgccatgggctgcaggaAGCTCTGCTGCGAAATgaggtgggaggagaaggggctgaTGAGAAACGGCAGCAGGTGGTGACGGAGGGCAGCCTGGGGGCTGTGGAAGGGCATCTACGCCTGGTGGGTGAGTATGTGTGGAAGTGCCTTGTGTCTGTGGCACTTCAGAGACTTTTCTGTCTGCAAAGACGTGGCTGGAGGTAAATGTACTTCAGGTCTTCATGTTGTCCCCTGAGCCCCTCTGCGTACCTCCCTGCCAAACTCTGTACCCAAAGCCACGTCCCTGCTGGGGTCAGAGTGCTCCCATCACtcattgtcctgtctgctgttTGCAGATCCGTTCATGGAGCTCATGGAAGGCAAGAAGCTCTCCTGCAAGAAACTCCTCACCTTCCTGCTCTTCAGCTTCATCTTCAGCTCCTGTCTCTTTGCTTCTCTTCGTCAGTTCAGGACTTCTGAGCCAGACCATTATGATTCCATTCCCTCTGCGCTAAGAGCCCGTGCTGGAAACACCAGCGCCCCACCAAAGGGTGGACACAGGCTGACCATCCTGCTGTGGAAGTGGCCCTTTGGGCACCACTTTAACTTCAAAAACTGCTCAGAGCTCTACAGCACCCTGGACTGCCATTTCACCGTCAACCGCAGCTGGTCCCAAAAGGCTGATGTTGTGATTATGCATCACAGGGATGTGTGCAGGGACATGGAGGGGCTGGCCCAGCTCCCCAGACTTCCCTCCCAGCGCTGGATCTGGTTCAACCTGGAGTCCCCAAGTCACTCTCCAAACTTAGGTGCCATGGACAACCTCTTCAACCTGACCATGTCTTATAGGAGAGACTCGGACATCTTCACCCCTTatggggagctgcagctcctcagccagccccagcccctcagcATCCCACCCAAGACCAAGCTGGTGGCCTGGGTAGTCAGCAACTGGAAAGCAGGCTCCCATCGGGTAAAGTACTACCAGGAGCTGAAGAAACACATCGCTGTGGATGTCTACGGGCAACATCACTTGCCCCTGCCCTGGGACAAGCTCCTTCCGACTGTGTCCCAGTACAACTTC of Phalacrocorax aristotelis chromosome W, bGulAri2.1, whole genome shotgun sequence contains these proteins:
- the LOC142049418 gene encoding 4-galactosyl-N-acetylglucosaminide 3-alpha-L-fucosyltransferase FUT6-like, producing the protein MELMEGKKLSCKKLLTFLLFSFIFSSCLFASLRQFRTSEPDHYDSIPSALRARAGNTSAPPKGGHRLTILLWKWPFGHHFNFKNCSELYSTLDCHFTVNRSWSQKADVVIMHHRDVCRDMEGLAQLPRLPSQRWIWFNLESPSHSPNLGAMDNLFNLTMSYRRDSDIFTPYGELQLLSQPQPLSIPPKTKLVAWVVSNWKAGSHRVKYYQELKKHIAVDVYGQHHLPLPWDKLLPTVSQYNFYLAFENSQHEDYITEKLWRNALSSGTVPVVLGPPRENYERFLPPDSFIHVDDFASAGDLARYLWELSEDAERYQRYFQWRKWLKPVAGAGWALHVCRACHFLQTTEARYQVVPDLSEWFV